In the genome of Flexistipes sinusarabici DSM 4947, one region contains:
- a CDS encoding chalcone isomerase family protein: MRKIMLLPVIILSIVLFSAFAKAEPAKTIVLDNNTLLLNGSGYRSKFFIKVYKGSLYLTDKILSDTQSIKDEEVIFKSGYPGAIKMEFVYSEVEAEKIKGAFREGIEKNSPELLNADYVNNFISTFNFNVVEGDIITLFIKNEDTVTVFYNEKTLNTINGGSIGKAVYKIYLGKEPADGSLKSDMLGG, encoded by the coding sequence ATGAGAAAAATCATGCTTCTCCCGGTTATAATTTTATCAATCGTTTTATTTTCAGCTTTTGCAAAAGCTGAACCTGCCAAAACTATTGTCCTTGACAACAACACACTGCTTCTCAACGGTTCGGGTTACCGGTCAAAATTTTTTATAAAGGTATACAAAGGCTCACTGTACCTCACAGATAAAATATTGTCTGACACTCAAAGTATTAAAGACGAAGAGGTTATTTTCAAAAGCGGGTATCCCGGAGCCATTAAGATGGAATTTGTGTACAGTGAGGTGGAGGCAGAAAAAATCAAGGGTGCTTTCAGGGAAGGAATTGAGAAAAATTCTCCGGAACTGTTAAACGCTGATTATGTTAATAATTTTATAAGTACTTTTAATTTCAATGTAGTTGAGGGAGATATTATAACCCTTTTCATTAAAAATGAAGATACCGTAACTGTTTTCTACAATGAAAAAACTTTAAATACCATAAATGGCGGGAGTATCGGAAAAGCTGTTTATAAAATCTACCTGGGAAAAGAACCGGCTGACGGCAGTCTCAAAAGTGATATGCTTGGCGGATAA
- a CDS encoding enoyl-CoA hydratase/isomerase family protein, protein MSEYLKTEKKSNILYITIDRQKQLNAINRSIMDELTEIVGSVKGLDVKAVVLTGAGEKAFVAGGDINEMKDKCASEAKEFAENSHKLIRAFRECPLPVIAAVNGYALGGGFEIALACDFIYASKNALFGFPEVKLGIIPGFGGTQLLSRVAGPNVAKELIFSGRFIKAEEAAALGIVNKVTEPEELIAETEKYIKEVAGRGPLAVGLAKQTIDKGFNLSLEEALTIEASAFSILFSTKDQKEGMKAFFEKRDPEFKGE, encoded by the coding sequence ATGAGTGAGTATCTTAAAACAGAAAAGAAAAGCAATATCCTTTACATAACCATCGACAGACAAAAGCAGCTTAATGCAATCAACCGCAGCATTATGGATGAGTTGACGGAAATTGTGGGCAGTGTGAAAGGCTTAGATGTAAAGGCTGTGGTTTTGACGGGCGCCGGAGAAAAGGCTTTTGTTGCAGGTGGTGATATTAATGAGATGAAGGATAAATGTGCGTCAGAGGCAAAAGAATTTGCTGAAAACAGTCATAAGCTGATACGGGCTTTCAGAGAGTGCCCTTTGCCTGTAATAGCAGCTGTAAACGGCTATGCTCTTGGTGGAGGGTTTGAGATTGCTCTTGCTTGTGATTTTATTTACGCATCGAAAAATGCCTTGTTCGGCTTTCCAGAGGTTAAGCTGGGGATAATCCCTGGTTTCGGCGGCACCCAGCTGCTTTCAAGAGTAGCGGGCCCTAATGTGGCAAAGGAACTGATTTTCAGCGGCAGGTTTATAAAAGCCGAAGAAGCGGCTGCACTGGGGATCGTTAATAAGGTAACCGAGCCGGAGGAACTTATTGCGGAAACGGAAAAATATATCAAGGAAGTAGCCGGACGGGGACCGCTGGCAGTAGGTCTTGCAAAGCAGACTATAGATAAGGGCTTTAATCTGAGTCTTGAGGAAGCTTTAACGATTGAAGCATCGGCATTCTCCATACTGTTTTCCACAAAAGATCAGAAAGAGGGGATGAAGGCTTTTTTTGAAAAAAGAGATCCTGAATTTAAAGGGGAGTAG
- a CDS encoding acyl-CoA dehydrogenase family protein: MDFNLSEDHKILKDSVADFVKKELAPAAAEIDSMHEIPGSIVKQISELGFLGSYIPEEYGGAGLDYMSYILLIEEISKACASTGVLISAHTSLCCDPVLQFGSEEQKKKYLPVLCSGEKIGCIMLTEPEAGSDVANISTKYEDAGEHFVVNGNKIFITNGGFRGYGILFATMDKQLKHKGLSAFILDLKTDGVEILRNEEKMGIKGSYTTAVNLNNVKIPKENLLGSEGDGFKIAMETLNGGRIGIAAQALGIAEGAFEKAKNYAMERKQFGKPIGSFQAIQFKLADMMTRIEAAKLITYKAAWLKDMKKTNAIESAMSKLYASEAASYVTAEAVQIHGGYGYITEYEVERMMRDAKITEIYEGTNEVQRITIAKMLMK, translated from the coding sequence ATGGATTTTAATCTGAGTGAAGATCATAAAATATTAAAAGACTCGGTGGCGGATTTCGTAAAAAAAGAATTGGCGCCGGCAGCGGCAGAAATAGATTCAATGCATGAAATTCCCGGGAGCATTGTTAAGCAGATTTCCGAGCTGGGATTTCTGGGGTCATATATTCCGGAAGAGTACGGCGGAGCTGGTCTGGATTATATGTCGTATATACTCCTTATTGAAGAAATTTCCAAAGCCTGTGCGTCCACCGGTGTTCTGATTTCAGCGCATACTTCTCTGTGCTGTGACCCCGTTTTACAGTTCGGCAGCGAAGAGCAGAAAAAGAAATATCTTCCCGTTTTGTGCTCAGGTGAAAAAATAGGCTGTATTATGCTGACGGAGCCGGAAGCCGGCAGTGATGTTGCGAATATTTCCACTAAATATGAAGATGCAGGGGAGCACTTTGTTGTAAACGGAAATAAGATTTTCATTACAAACGGCGGTTTCAGAGGTTACGGCATTCTTTTTGCCACAATGGATAAGCAATTAAAACACAAAGGCTTATCGGCCTTTATTCTGGATCTGAAAACAGATGGTGTTGAGATTCTACGTAATGAAGAAAAGATGGGTATCAAGGGCAGCTATACAACGGCTGTAAATCTGAATAATGTAAAAATACCGAAAGAAAATCTTCTCGGCAGCGAAGGTGACGGTTTTAAAATTGCAATGGAAACGTTGAACGGCGGGAGAATTGGTATAGCCGCCCAGGCGCTGGGAATAGCTGAAGGGGCATTTGAAAAGGCAAAAAATTACGCAATGGAAAGAAAGCAGTTCGGCAAACCTATAGGCTCTTTTCAGGCGATACAGTTCAAACTGGCTGACATGATGACAAGAATAGAAGCTGCAAAGCTTATCACTTATAAAGCAGCCTGGCTTAAGGATATGAAAAAAACAAATGCTATAGAATCGGCGATGTCAAAACTGTATGCTTCCGAAGCTGCAAGCTATGTTACGGCTGAGGCGGTGCAGATACACGGCGGTTACGGTTATATAACGGAATATGAAGTGGAAAGGATGATGAGGGATGCAAAAATTACGGAGATTTATGAAGGAACAAATGAGGTGCAGCGTATCACAATAGCCAAAATGCTGATGAAATAA
- a CDS encoding heterodisulfide reductase-related iron-sulfur binding cluster encodes MEFTREIYWNVGHGVLIPMYLLAFIAIGIMIFGFYKRYLVYKMGGSENRLDSLFDRIFYMLRNVFSQKKVIKEKIPGIFHGIFFWGFLLLFIGTLLVFLQADFTNPLFGVKFLTGIFYLVFSLVLDLAGLAAIIMLSALLIRRFFIKPEGLETIRDDYIIHGILLVILITGFIIEGLRMSVTELGSGSILPYFSPVGMFAANIFAGFDAGSLQGAHKFIWWFHFLLAMTFIGIIPLTKLRHIFTMSANLMFKDNRVKGFINTPDLEDEQAEQFGCEELTDFSWKDIFDGDACTKCKRCQDRCPAYATDKPLSPMKVIQQFQEAAFYENTENMVDFVTPDVLWSCTTCRACQETCPADIEHVNKILEMRRNMVLMKGEFPGDEVITATDSIEVNGNPLGFGFAKRGDWADGLDVSLVSEQADVDILYFPGCFASFDKRNINVAKNFVSICNELGVRVGILGKEEKCCGEPARKLGNEYLYQMMAMENIEKLSEYNVKRIVTTCPHCFNTLSKDYMQLGLDGSVQVEHYTTFLHKMFEENGFNLESEDFECTYHDSCYMARYNDILDEPRSLITSAGGRINEMDKNRYESFCCGGGGGRILVDEKIGTKVNAARAKMAADTGSGMLISNCPFCLSMFEDGIKTAEVEDKIKVRDISEILVDRIKRRS; translated from the coding sequence ATGGAATTTACAAGAGAGATATACTGGAATGTCGGACACGGTGTTCTTATTCCGATGTATTTACTTGCATTTATTGCTATAGGCATAATGATCTTTGGTTTTTATAAAAGATATCTTGTTTACAAGATGGGTGGTTCTGAGAATCGTCTGGATTCACTTTTTGATAGAATTTTTTATATGCTCAGAAATGTTTTCAGCCAAAAGAAGGTCATAAAAGAGAAAATTCCGGGTATCTTTCACGGTATTTTTTTCTGGGGTTTTTTACTTCTTTTTATCGGTACTCTTTTGGTTTTTCTTCAGGCTGATTTTACCAATCCGCTGTTCGGCGTAAAATTTTTAACGGGTATTTTTTATCTCGTTTTCTCACTTGTGCTTGATTTGGCAGGGTTGGCAGCAATTATAATGTTGTCAGCTCTTTTGATAAGACGGTTTTTTATAAAACCGGAAGGGCTGGAAACTATAAGAGACGATTATATTATTCACGGTATTCTGCTTGTTATTTTAATTACGGGTTTTATTATAGAAGGGCTGCGAATGTCTGTTACCGAGCTGGGAAGCGGTAGTATCCTGCCTTATTTTTCTCCGGTGGGTATGTTTGCTGCCAATATTTTTGCAGGCTTTGATGCCGGAAGTCTGCAGGGTGCTCACAAGTTTATCTGGTGGTTTCATTTTCTGCTTGCAATGACTTTTATAGGTATTATTCCGCTTACCAAGCTCAGACATATTTTCACTATGTCAGCCAATCTGATGTTCAAAGATAACAGAGTGAAAGGGTTTATCAACACACCTGATCTTGAAGACGAACAAGCCGAGCAGTTCGGATGTGAAGAACTGACCGATTTTTCCTGGAAGGACATTTTTGACGGAGATGCCTGTACCAAGTGCAAGAGATGTCAGGATAGGTGCCCGGCTTATGCTACAGACAAACCTTTATCACCTATGAAAGTTATTCAGCAGTTTCAGGAGGCTGCATTTTACGAAAACACTGAAAATATGGTGGATTTTGTAACGCCTGATGTTTTGTGGTCGTGTACCACCTGCAGAGCCTGTCAGGAAACGTGTCCGGCGGATATTGAGCATGTAAACAAAATACTTGAAATGCGCAGAAATATGGTTCTTATGAAAGGTGAATTTCCTGGTGACGAAGTTATTACGGCAACAGATAGTATAGAAGTAAACGGGAATCCTCTTGGATTTGGTTTTGCCAAACGGGGGGATTGGGCAGACGGTCTTGATGTAAGCCTGGTGAGTGAGCAGGCAGATGTGGATATTTTGTATTTTCCGGGCTGCTTTGCCTCTTTCGATAAAAGAAATATCAATGTTGCAAAGAATTTCGTCAGTATTTGCAATGAGCTGGGTGTGAGAGTGGGTATTCTGGGCAAAGAAGAAAAATGCTGCGGAGAGCCTGCAAGAAAACTGGGTAATGAATATCTTTATCAGATGATGGCGATGGAAAATATAGAAAAACTTTCAGAGTATAATGTTAAAAGGATTGTTACAACCTGTCCTCACTGCTTCAACACTCTTTCCAAAGATTACATGCAATTGGGGCTGGATGGGTCAGTTCAGGTGGAGCACTATACGACATTCTTACATAAAATGTTTGAAGAAAATGGTTTCAATTTAGAATCTGAAGACTTCGAGTGTACATATCATGATTCATGCTATATGGCACGCTATAACGACATTCTGGATGAGCCCAGATCTTTAATAACATCAGCGGGCGGCAGGATTAATGAGATGGATAAAAACCGCTATGAAAGTTTTTGCTGCGGTGGCGGCGGCGGTAGGATACTGGTTGATGAAAAAATCGGAACAAAAGTGAATGCCGCCAGGGCAAAAATGGCTGCTGATACAGGCAGCGGAATGCTGATTTCGAACTGTCCCTTCTGTCTCAGTATGTTTGAGGACGGTATTAAAACCGCGGAAGTGGAGGATAAGATAAAAGTCAGAGATATATCTGAAATATTAGTTGACAGGATAAAAAGGAGGAGCTGA
- a CDS encoding electron transfer flavoprotein subunit beta/FixA family protein: MKILVCVKQVPDMESKFKLDKDNKWFSEEDLAFRMNEYDEYAVEQAVQLKEQTGDTEVVVVSLGPERAKEAIKKALAMGCDRAVHIKDDDYYKKDSYSVAKNIYEYVKDENFDIVFTGLQSQDRGSAQVGVLLAEFLDYPCITTIIEFEYNNSEIQVKRELEGGEKAVVKVKPPVVLTCQLGLNTPRYPTLPNIMKAKKKEIKAVEPLDTENLLTFTDIDYPEKKGAAEILEGDVNELVDKTLDILKQKTSVLK, translated from the coding sequence ATGAAAATTCTTGTTTGTGTGAAGCAGGTTCCGGATATGGAATCAAAATTCAAGCTTGATAAGGACAATAAATGGTTTTCGGAGGAAGACCTTGCTTTCAGAATGAATGAATACGATGAATATGCCGTAGAGCAGGCTGTTCAGCTGAAAGAGCAAACCGGTGATACTGAAGTGGTTGTCGTATCTCTCGGTCCTGAGAGAGCCAAAGAGGCGATTAAAAAGGCATTGGCCATGGGTTGTGACAGGGCCGTACACATTAAGGATGACGATTATTATAAAAAAGATTCTTATTCGGTGGCGAAAAATATTTATGAATATGTGAAGGATGAAAATTTTGACATTGTTTTTACAGGTCTTCAGTCTCAGGACAGGGGTTCTGCGCAGGTTGGAGTTCTCCTTGCCGAGTTTCTGGACTATCCGTGTATTACAACCATTATAGAGTTTGAGTATAATAACAGTGAGATTCAGGTAAAAAGGGAGCTTGAAGGCGGTGAAAAGGCGGTAGTCAAAGTGAAGCCCCCTGTTGTTCTGACATGCCAGCTGGGGCTTAATACCCCAAGGTATCCCACTTTGCCCAATATTATGAAGGCGAAGAAAAAAGAGATAAAAGCGGTTGAGCCGCTTGATACTGAAAATCTTCTTACATTTACTGATATAGATTATCCTGAAAAGAAAGGTGCCGCAGAAATTCTTGAGGGTGATGTAAACGAACTTGTGGATAAAACCCTGGATATTCTAAAACAAAAAACATCTGTTTTGAAATAG
- a CDS encoding electron transfer flavoprotein subunit alpha/FixB family protein encodes MKLLLVAEYKSKKFLESNYELIAFADKLKADYVMFGVGDESDLPKCEGKFYLADSEKAGEYNPSLHKKLIAEVMEKEEADFIVLPHTSYGWDLAPRLSAELALPQVTEVVDVDDDNFILPACNGKLWRKVSTGGKGIITIQGGAFNPENDYKGTPEVINLEVPSLESKIQFEGYEKAETAGVDLTKAEIIVSAGRGVGKKENVENVRKLAEALGGELGASRPVVDSEWVEHSHQVGTTGQTVAPKLYVACGISGAIQHLAGMKKSDFILAVNTDKDAPIAEVADVLVVADVNQFVPALAEKISS; translated from the coding sequence ATGAAATTACTTTTGGTAGCAGAATATAAAAGCAAAAAATTTCTGGAATCAAATTATGAGCTGATTGCTTTTGCTGATAAATTAAAAGCGGATTATGTAATGTTTGGTGTGGGGGATGAGTCGGATCTGCCGAAATGTGAAGGAAAGTTTTATCTGGCCGATAGTGAAAAGGCAGGTGAATACAATCCTTCTCTGCATAAAAAGCTGATTGCAGAAGTTATGGAAAAAGAGGAGGCAGATTTTATCGTTCTGCCTCACACTTCATACGGCTGGGATCTTGCTCCGCGTTTGTCTGCTGAACTCGCATTGCCGCAGGTTACTGAAGTTGTGGATGTAGATGATGATAATTTTATACTTCCCGCCTGTAACGGTAAACTCTGGAGAAAGGTTTCCACAGGCGGAAAAGGTATTATTACAATACAAGGTGGAGCTTTTAATCCCGAAAATGATTATAAGGGTACTCCGGAAGTTATAAATCTTGAAGTACCTTCTTTAGAGTCGAAAATTCAATTTGAAGGCTATGAAAAAGCTGAAACCGCGGGTGTGGATCTGACGAAGGCGGAAATAATCGTGAGTGCAGGCCGCGGTGTGGGCAAAAAAGAAAATGTTGAAAATGTCAGAAAACTTGCTGAAGCCCTTGGTGGTGAGCTTGGGGCAAGCAGACCGGTTGTGGATTCTGAATGGGTTGAGCACAGCCATCAGGTGGGGACAACTGGTCAGACAGTTGCGCCGAAACTTTATGTGGCCTGTGGTATATCCGGAGCGATACAGCATCTGGCAGGAATGAAAAAATCAGACTTTATTCTGGCTGTAAATACGGACAAAGACGCCCCTATTGCGGAAGTTGCCGATGTGCTTGTTGTTGCTGATGTAAACCAGTTTGTGCCGGCACTGGCTGAGAAAATAAGTTCTTAA
- a CDS encoding NAD(P)-dependent oxidoreductase, giving the protein MKIGLIGLGKLGSAMAKRLDEQGHELIVYNRTLEKAEKSGFKYVKSPAELAEKDVKQIIINVYDSKAVNDILGANNGLLEGNLKNKIIIDTTTNHFDSVPNFHRLVKNGGGNYLEAPVIGSVIPAEKGMLMIVVSGDIKAYEQARGVFDSLGSKIFHFPETGKATKIKLINNMVLASFMATLSEAVSMAEKTGFSKDEALDLLAVGAGESKILNAKKAKLLSGDFSPHFSTRALVKDLEYMEELAYSFQQPALIGGLLKQMYTMTGAKGNFNDDFAAIYDLINNN; this is encoded by the coding sequence ATGAAAATAGGTTTAATAGGATTGGGAAAACTCGGCAGTGCAATGGCGAAGAGACTGGATGAACAGGGGCATGAATTAATCGTTTATAACAGAACATTAGAAAAAGCTGAAAAATCAGGTTTCAAATATGTTAAATCACCTGCAGAACTTGCTGAAAAAGATGTAAAACAAATAATTATAAATGTGTATGACAGCAAGGCTGTTAACGATATTCTTGGTGCAAATAACGGACTTCTGGAAGGTAATCTTAAGAATAAAATAATTATCGATACAACAACAAACCACTTTGACAGTGTACCAAATTTTCACAGGCTGGTAAAAAACGGCGGCGGTAATTACCTTGAAGCACCTGTTATAGGCAGTGTTATTCCTGCAGAGAAGGGCATGCTGATGATTGTGGTAAGCGGCGACATTAAAGCTTACGAGCAGGCGCGGGGGGTTTTCGATTCCCTGGGAAGCAAAATTTTTCATTTTCCCGAAACAGGAAAGGCAACAAAGATAAAACTTATAAATAACATGGTGCTGGCATCGTTTATGGCGACCCTGTCAGAAGCGGTCTCCATGGCAGAAAAAACAGGTTTCAGCAAAGATGAGGCTTTAGATCTGCTGGCTGTAGGCGCAGGTGAATCAAAGATTCTTAATGCAAAAAAGGCGAAGCTGCTAAGCGGGGATTTCAGTCCGCACTTTTCAACAAGGGCTCTTGTGAAAGATCTGGAATACATGGAAGAATTGGCCTACAGCTTTCAACAGCCGGCACTTATAGGCGGACTATTAAAACAGATGTATACAATGACCGGAGCCAAAGGTAATTTTAATGACGATTTTGCAGCAATTTACGATTTGATAAACAACAATTAA
- a CDS encoding FapA family protein: protein MKKELLKIEKNVENPDTHLKHEGDIQIDADVLKGATVEAAGNITADNAFGVQLIAGGDIKIRNEVASYKNNESVIYSNGRFSAEKVSGSTVVAEKGAVINIVENSRVISNDDIFVNSCVTSSEISSLKSICVRKTVSKNKPTVLESGRSVIIDEKVASLFKEKKTLLSRLDNIKRYLVKIDNTEKQEQLQRKYDSINDMITKISGDISENAELARKNAVFGITVKESAEAETKLIMKTSKLDLENDVTSSHFTLKDEEIIRKNLEGGS, encoded by the coding sequence ATGAAAAAAGAACTATTAAAAATCGAGAAAAATGTTGAAAACCCGGATACTCATCTAAAACACGAGGGAGATATTCAAATTGACGCCGATGTTCTAAAAGGAGCTACAGTGGAAGCTGCGGGCAATATAACGGCTGATAATGCATTCGGCGTGCAGCTGATAGCCGGAGGTGATATCAAAATACGGAACGAAGTGGCTTCTTACAAAAACAATGAATCCGTTATATATTCAAACGGCAGGTTTTCTGCAGAGAAGGTTTCAGGATCCACCGTAGTTGCGGAAAAAGGCGCAGTAATCAACATTGTTGAAAACTCAAGGGTCATCTCCAATGATGATATATTTGTAAATTCATGTGTAACTTCCTCAGAAATATCTTCCTTAAAATCCATATGTGTAAGAAAAACCGTAAGCAAAAACAAACCCACGGTTCTTGAATCCGGACGATCAGTTATTATCGACGAAAAGGTTGCCTCTTTGTTCAAAGAAAAGAAAACACTGCTTTCGAGACTGGATAACATCAAAAGATATCTTGTTAAAATCGATAATACCGAAAAGCAAGAGCAGCTGCAGAGAAAATATGATTCAATAAATGATATGATAACAAAAATCAGCGGTGACATTTCAGAAAATGCAGAATTAGCCAGGAAAAATGCCGTTTTCGGAATAACTGTAAAAGAATCGGCAGAAGCTGAAACAAAATTAATTATGAAAACCTCAAAACTTGACCTTGAAAATGACGTCACATCTTCTCACTTTACTTTAAAAGATGAAGAAATCATTAGGAAAAACTTAGAAGGAGGCAGCTGA
- a CDS encoding cryptochrome/photolyase family protein has protein sequence MKTVLWFRRDLRIKDNPILSAPCEVCLPIFIFDKNILGDFKANDPRITFIFNKVKKLKNDLIKNGMNLVIFYGCPDEIFRYLKKEGYNKVFFSQDYTKRSIERDRQISEIIDTTIVRDNFLFHPSDVRKNDGTPYKVFTPFYRTAKNQLDESNFIEFPFNYSKIAGFNYDNIYIIENSEIVKKPISIENIGFVENYVDNFAADKSPEYLCERLKNLINNYESNREYPALDETSHLGPHLRFGTISIRELVRFVKTLKEDGFQTETFMKQLLWREFFNSVLYNFPHSEFNNFKNVNIPWENDLKLFEHWKSGTTGVPVVDAAMRQLNKTGYMHNRLRMVVASFLTKDLHIDWRWGEEYFKQKLFDYEASYNIGSWQWAAGTGCDAQPYFRVFNPYRQAEKFDKNAEFIKMWVPELQSIKAGRIHSEDFLFKTHVKNYTRPVCRHKPETRKSIELFRKYFKN, from the coding sequence ATGAAAACAGTTTTATGGTTCAGAAGAGACCTTAGAATAAAAGACAACCCCATTTTGTCAGCACCCTGTGAAGTCTGTCTCCCCATTTTTATATTTGACAAAAATATCCTCGGAGATTTCAAAGCAAACGATCCACGCATCACTTTTATTTTCAATAAAGTAAAGAAGCTGAAAAATGATTTAATAAAAAATGGAATGAATTTGGTAATATTTTACGGCTGTCCAGACGAAATTTTCAGATATCTGAAAAAAGAAGGCTACAACAAGGTCTTTTTTTCTCAGGATTATACCAAAAGATCTATTGAAAGGGACAGACAGATTTCTGAAATTATCGATACTACAATAGTCCGGGACAATTTCCTTTTTCATCCTTCAGATGTCAGGAAAAACGACGGAACTCCCTATAAAGTGTTCACACCTTTTTACAGGACCGCGAAAAATCAATTGGATGAAAGCAATTTTATTGAATTCCCATTTAATTATTCGAAAATTGCAGGCTTTAACTACGATAACATTTATATCATTGAAAACAGTGAAATTGTTAAGAAGCCGATAAGTATTGAAAACATAGGCTTTGTTGAAAATTATGTTGATAATTTTGCTGCAGATAAAAGTCCCGAATATTTATGTGAAAGATTGAAAAACCTGATAAACAATTACGAGTCAAACAGGGAATACCCTGCTCTGGATGAAACTTCTCACCTGGGACCTCATTTGAGATTCGGTACAATCTCCATCAGAGAGCTGGTAAGATTTGTTAAAACGCTTAAAGAGGATGGTTTTCAAACAGAAACATTTATGAAACAACTTTTGTGGAGAGAGTTTTTCAATTCCGTATTATACAATTTTCCCCACAGCGAGTTTAATAATTTCAAAAATGTCAATATTCCCTGGGAAAATGATTTAAAACTTTTTGAACACTGGAAAAGCGGGACAACCGGTGTGCCGGTAGTGGACGCAGCAATGAGGCAGCTTAATAAGACTGGATATATGCATAACAGACTGAGAATGGTTGTTGCATCATTCCTCACAAAGGATCTTCATATAGACTGGCGGTGGGGGGAAGAATATTTTAAACAAAAGCTATTCGATTACGAGGCCTCCTACAATATAGGATCATGGCAGTGGGCAGCAGGCACAGGCTGTGATGCACAACCCTATTTCAGAGTGTTTAATCCTTACAGGCAGGCAGAAAAGTTTGACAAAAACGCTGAATTTATAAAAATGTGGGTTCCGGAATTACAAAGTATTAAAGCCGGCAGGATACACAGTGAAGACTTTCTTTTCAAAACTCATGTTAAAAATTATACGCGTCCTGTGTGCAGGCATAAACCTGAAACACGTAAAAGTATAGAGCTTTTTAGAAAATACTTTAAAAATTGA
- a CDS encoding RrF2 family transcriptional regulator — protein sequence MTHFIHREADYAIRIVAYLAGKNEKIKIKEVCERLYLSKPIVIKIVHKLRRCGIIITETGKNGGIKVSPRIVDLTLYDVLVCMGFNSSINICVDKPEECELNPICNITYFFSNIQNQIIDQLKKAKVKDFIFEDRELESLY from the coding sequence ATGACACATTTTATTCACAGGGAAGCTGATTACGCAATAAGGATTGTTGCATATTTAGCAGGCAAAAACGAGAAAATTAAGATCAAAGAAGTATGTGAAAGACTATACCTGAGTAAACCTATAGTTATTAAAATTGTGCATAAGTTAAGAAGATGTGGTATAATTATTACTGAAACCGGTAAAAACGGCGGTATTAAAGTGAGCCCCAGAATTGTTGATTTGACGCTTTATGATGTGCTTGTTTGCATGGGGTTTAACAGCAGTATAAATATCTGTGTCGATAAGCCAGAAGAGTGTGAGCTTAACCCTATTTGTAATATTACTTACTTTTTTTCAAATATTCAGAATCAAATAATTGATCAGCTTAAAAAGGCAAAGGTTAAAGATTTTATTTTTGAGGATAGAGAGCTTGAAAGCCTTTATTAA